One Brachybacterium aquaticum genomic region harbors:
- a CDS encoding DUF6320 domain-containing protein yields MRRCEDCRAGVEGDWTRCPLCGAELEAPADGDPAPAPHPDVPLRFSRRRVLRVLFLTSLAIIALSFAAQLVFRLGHEDIGAWRIVWLGIAALWLVVLMAVRKRSNLAKSIVYLVVLVGGVCVYVDYLAGWSGWALTFAVPILCAASVIGLLVVARVVRMEVGDYIVYSGLTVLLGLAPLVFLALGWVSTAIPSVICGALCLLATWYLLTVRGAEVRHELATRLHL; encoded by the coding sequence ATGAGGCGCTGCGAGGACTGCCGCGCCGGGGTGGAGGGCGACTGGACCCGCTGCCCCCTGTGCGGTGCGGAGCTCGAGGCACCGGCGGACGGTGACCCCGCGCCCGCCCCGCACCCCGACGTGCCGCTGCGCTTCTCCCGCCGCCGTGTGCTGCGCGTCCTGTTCCTCACCTCGCTCGCGATCATCGCGCTGTCGTTCGCGGCCCAGCTGGTGTTCCGGCTCGGCCACGAGGACATCGGCGCCTGGCGCATCGTGTGGCTCGGCATCGCGGCGCTGTGGCTCGTGGTGCTCATGGCCGTGCGCAAGCGCTCCAACCTGGCCAAGTCGATCGTGTACCTCGTGGTGCTCGTGGGCGGGGTGTGCGTGTACGTCGACTACCTCGCCGGCTGGTCCGGCTGGGCGCTGACCTTCGCGGTCCCCATCCTCTGCGCCGCGAGCGTGATCGGCCTGCTGGTCGTCGCACGGGTGGTGCGCATGGAGGTCGGCGACTACATCGTCTACAGCGGCCTGACCGTGCTGCTGGGCCTCGCGCCGCTGGTGTTCCTCGCGCTCGGCTGGGTCAGCACCGCCATCCCCTCGGTGATCTGCGGGGCCCTGTGCCTGCTCGCCACCTGGTACCTGCTCACCGTGCGCGGCGCCGAGG